GCATCGAAGAGGCAGCCGCCTTCGCACGCCCCCGAGGACGGACCCCCAGATCCAACACGACGGCTCCGCCCCTCCTCTGGCGAAGCGGCCGCGAGATGCAGCGGaggcgccccgccgccaccttcctcgGAGCGTGCGCGGCGTTCGCCGGCGGCCTCCTCGGGTGGCGGCGAGACTGGGAGGGCGAGGGGGTGGGGAGCGGCGGCGCTAGATCGGGGTTCCCCCGAGTCGCCAGAGGAGGGGCGACGCGGGGGGTTGTTGGCGCATTTGCGTGGGGGTGTGGATAGGTCTCATTCGACTGAGGTTTGTCTCaggcggatctcgcgggattcggtCGGCGTTTGTCTCCGGTGGATTCACGTGGATCTGGTATTTGTTCGTGTGTTCGTGTGTTTACTGGTTGGATCCTTCCAATCTAAGATTCTCTTCGACAGCCGCAGTTGCTGTTCTGGTACGCTGGTCCTATAGgaccttagcacgacgactttccgactgtctactacaacctTTTTGTCCGGCTCCAGCGAGGGAGGGATGATGATGGTGGcgtgccttcggctcgcttcagtgttTGTAGTCGTCGTTAGATGGTCTACGGATctagatgtaatttttattatttctgataTTCATTGTACTACATGATTGatgatgaatagattgaaagttttctaaaaaaaatacaTGTAAGAAAGAAAATAATAACAAAAACTTGAAAAACTTGCACGGGTCTCAATGTAAAATCCCACAAATATAGCGAGACTTACGATTTCTTTACAATTATCCCAACCTAACTCTGAAGGAAAATGCCTCCCGTGTACTCCATCCGTCTcacaatgtaagacgtttttgatGCTACACTAGGGTTGAAAAGCGTCTTACATTATGTGCcggagttttttttttttttttttttttttttttttttttttacaATTGCCTCCCGCGTGCATAGTTGATGTTAGAACAATACTTGTAATAGTTGAAGCCATGTAGTAAGCATCAACGAAGCACAACCCAAGATTAATCCAGCAGAACCATGGCCATTAATTTGCTCCCGGAGTCTAAGCATGAATAGTACTACCTTGCCGTCTTGGTGACCGTCCTCCTCGTGGCGCCACTGTTCGCGCTGATGCATCGACGAAGCGGGAATCCTCGCCCTAAACTGCCGCCGGGACCCGTCCCTCTCCCCGTGGTCGGCCACCTGCACCTCTTCAAGAAGCCGCTGCACCGCACCCTCGCGCGCCTCGCCGCCCGCCACGGCGCCGTGCTCGGCCTCCGCTTCGGCTCCCGCAGCGTGGTCGTCGTGTCCTCCGCCCAGGCCGCCGAGGAGTGCCTCGGCGCGCAGGACGTCGCGTTCGCCAACAGGCCGCAGCTGCCGTCCGGCGGGATCCTCTCCTACGACTGGTCCACCATGGGCACCACCAactacgggccgtactggcgccacGTCCGCCGCATCGCCGTGACCGAGATCATGGCCGCGCACCGGGTGGACGACTTCGCAGACGTGCACGTGCGCGAGGCGCGCGCCATGGCGCGGGGCCTCTTCCACGCGGCTCTTGGCGCCATGGGGCAGCGGGCCCGGGTCGAGCTCAAGTCGCGCCTGTTCGAGCTGCTCCTGAATACCATGAATCCATGATGGGCATGATCTGCGACAAAAGCCACCACGGCGCCGGTAGCGTCGACGCGGGGGTGAGCGAGGAGGCGCGATGGTTCAGGCATATGGTGGAGGAGGCGATGACGCTCAGCGGCGCGTCGACGGTGTGGGACTTCCTGCCGGCGGCGCTGCGGTGCCGGTGGCTGGACGTGggcggggtggggcggcggctaTGGCGGCTGCGGGAGAGCCGGACCAAGTTCCTGCAGGGGCTGATCGACGGGCAGCGGAAGGAGATGGGGAAGGGCGAGGAGGGACGGAGGAGGACGATGATCGGCGCGCTGCTCTCCATGCAGCGCAAGGACCCCGAGGCGTGCCCGGACCAGCTCATCCGCTCCTTGTGCATAGTGAGTGAGCCATCAATCATTCACCAGTGTCCATAGCTTTGACGAAACCTCATGGCTTGCTTCCTTCGTTTCCTCACCCCGATCCCAAGAGCTCCTTCAAAGCCGGGACGGTCACGTCGGCGGACACCATCGAGTGGGCGATGTCGCTCCTGCTAAACAATCCCGAGGTGATGCTGAGAGCGCGCGAGGAGATGGACGCGTGCATAGGAGAACCAGCACGGCTGCTCGAGGCGACCGATCTCCCGAACCTGCCGTACCTCCGATGCATCATCATGGAGACCCTCCGGCTGTACCCGCCGGCGCCGCTTCTCGTCCTCCACGAGCCACGAGTCATCCGCCGACTGCACCGTCGGGGGATTCTACATTCCCCAGGGGACGATGCTCCTCGTCAACGCGTTTGCAATCCACAGGGATCCTCAGCTATGGCATGAACCAGCAAGCTTCGTTCCTGAGAGGTAGTGGTGCTAAATTAGCATGGCAGATGTAGTGATGCTAACTTGATCTTGTATCTGCATACATTTTTCGGCAGGTTTGAGGATGGGATAAATGGAGATAAGATGGTGATCCCATTTGGCATGGGTAGACGACGATGCCCGGCGGAGCAATTGGGCattttttttttaagaaaaggaggatgaccccggcctctgcatctgggcgatgtaTACGgtcactttattaattattttcacaagaccttacaaagttatacaacagtaagactaaagccgccgTCTAAACAATAAatgtcgctacacctatccagttgatgaaggggcgcagatagcctgggcctaataccaaacagacatcgcagccaggcctaacatctaagacctgagaccccaacctagccacttgccgggtctggggcactcactggtccggcgtgctctcagaggccgccgccgccaactgccaccgCTCCATCTTCAGAACTGTACTGATGCATCAATCTTGCTTGGTCTAGCTATCGTCGACGCCACCATGGCGCCCAACGACACCTCCTCCCTGCGCGCAAACAGCTGAGCACGTCGCGGTCGCCACTGATACACCTCAGTGCCATGCTGCCAAGTACCATcagccgacacagcttgaagtccttgaaagatctgtcgtgcgtagcacctgccgaccaggcatgacaaagcgtagcacctgtcgATCAGGaatgacttgacatctccaccgaaactccgtgcaagacgaagccgctccacctcctgaCTCTGACTTCAGCGCTGCTCCACAAAtgatgctcccaagagagaaacgacaccgcagtGCCGCCATCGTCCAATCTGGAACACCAGattctagggtttcccccggaccagcacgagtgggtcgacagtagttacacgacgatgccttcatcaaggtaacggcgtagaacgccgccatcgcctgccgtcggctcggttttcaccggcaaccaTGTCTCCCTAACTCGCAGCCGGGACTAGATGATGGATCTCGAGATCCGATCACCAAGCTTCTGGCCGGCCACCGCCGATGAAGAAGATGACCACCACCACTGGCTACACCGGCCAGAACAGATCTGCCATGGGCGCCGCCAAGCAGTCCACCAGgccctcccgccgccgccgatctAAAGCCAGATGACATGCCGCCGAAGACcgcatcgcgccgccgcccgatccaggccagccgccgccgccgtcgaagcCAACGCCGTCGCTTCTAGATCGGCCGCACCTCCACGCATGTTGGGGCCCCGCCACCCCTGAGACGCGGGAGGGAGGAAGagcccccgccaccgccgtcggccTCCGGGCGCAAGCCGGCGGCAGGAGGAGGGGAGGAAGATGGGCTAGGcccggcggcggctagggttggggaGCCCCCGAATCGCCCGAGCGGGGGGCGAGCGAGGGTTGGCCCGTGTGTTTTACTTGGCATGGCGGAGCAATTGGGCATGCAAACGGTAGGCCTTGCTCTTGGGACGATGATTCAGTGCTTGGACTGGGAGAGGGTGGAGCATGATCTCGTTGACATGACTGAGGGGTCTGGTCAAACCATGCCAAAGCACTTACCTTTGGAGGCTTTCTATCGGCCTCGAGCTTCTATGGTTCTTCATCTTTCCGGGATAGAGTAAATTTTCTTTTGAGGGGTCCGGGATAGAGTAATTGTTGTTGTGTAATATATACATGGTTGTTTCGTTGTACTACATAGTACTCCCGCGCGTTGATGCAAGAATTTATAGCAATAAATTTATCAAGAATAAAACTGTAATATATGAAGAATAACACATTTTCATGTTCTCGTTGTATGTTATTGGTAGCAGACCTAGTATTAAATGGAGAATGGTTGTATGTTAGGTTGCCCGTAGTGGGtagtatcatactccctccgaTTCTATTTACTCGGCGCATAACTCTAAACATGGATACCAAAGAGCCCCAACAAAGCAAAAGAACAGACGGTTTTACCCCGCAGCTTGCGTGATCTGCATGCGTGAACCATCAGCCGTTATGATTGGCCGAAGTTCCTGCATGCTTGGTATACATGGCTCTCAGCCACTGCATGCACATGCTTCCCTCTCCCGCATGCACTGTGTTGGAAACATGCCAAATTAACGCAAAGCACTGCAGCCGAGGTAGAAAAGGAGGGGCGTAGTTGGAAACAACTGCTGTAAAGTAGGATCGCGCAGACCATtacgaaaaaaaagaaaaaaacttaGGCACAGAGTAAAACGAATCGGAGGGAGTAActtagtatcatgcatatgatactagtttATAATACTACATTTCTAATGCATAGTATTATATATTAGTATCACAGATGATCTTATTTATTGTCATGCATTTTTTTCTGACCTACAGAGGATTATAGTTTTGAAATCAAAGAAAGAATTGGAAGTATCTATTTCTGATGGACAGGTGCATAAAAAGCTACTCTCGTTTTTGCGTACTCCCTCCGTCTTTGAAAGAGTGTACTTTTAACTTTGTCGGAGGGTCAAACTATCTCAAAGTTTGATCGAGTTTGTGCAAAAATATATCAATGCTTGTGAAACCAAATAGGTATATGACGAAAATAAATTATATCATGAATGTAATGCTACTAATTTGATGGTATAAATATTAGTCTACTATTATATAAATACggtcaaaaataaaaaaatttgatTTTCCAACAAAATTAAAAGTACACTCTTTTAAGGATGGAGGAAGTATGCAACAGCTAGCAGCTAGTAATACATATGAAGTCCCCCTTCATATGTAGTAGCACTCATCTTTATTTTCACCTATTCATCAAGACTGATCGGCATATCAAGTCTTCCCTCACATGGACTTTGATACCATTCGCAGGATGATTAGCTACCCGAGCATGTGGAATGACGTAAATCTATGCAATTTCATACAACTAGACATACACATACATACATACTCCAGAGCGTGACAGCCTAGCTTTTTTGTCTGTTCCCAACACACTTATTATCGTAGCCATAGGTCAAGTTAAGCATGTGTTGAAATAAAAAAAGAAATGAGTGCAGCTTAAACCAAGTGTTCCTTCTTAACAGATAGTGTCACCAGATGATTGAAAGTTTCTCGCAAaataaaaaataagaaaatagagcatctctctcttcacGAACAAGCAACTGACAATGTATATTCTTTAGCTTTTAGTCACACCCAAGGGGCATTGCACCAGATCTATTTAATTATCGGAGGCCTAGTGCGCACGGCAAAGGCAGCAATACTCATGGCAGATCCTACCGGCAAATTACATTTCAGTAAACCGCAGATTTGCCGAGAGCGTATTATCAGGCCCTACTGCAAAGTTATGCCTAGAGCCAAATTTAAGAACATCTTCAGCCACAATGTATAAACGCCCGTGGATGCGCCCGGTCAGCGTCCGGGCGTGTCTGCTTTGACTCCCTATTTTTCCGTTCACGCAGCCATGTCCCTCAGTTTTTCTTCATATGTCTGGTTACATGCATGTGATTAATGGAGAAGAAGAGagagaataaaaagaaataataaagaaagaaaaaagatgcTCTATGGCGGGCCTAATCCTATGTGACGAACGCAGGACCACTGATGGGGCACGCCCGGGCACTCTTCATACTCATCCCATATATGAGATGAATATGAGGGCTGCCGGACAGCCCCAGCATTCAAGTAGGCTTTGAGGGATCCGGTTGGGTCAACTTTTTGCTACTCTTTACTTCTATCTTATCCGGTCAGTGGTCACCGTGTCCGTCCGGTCAATTTAGGAAGTCCCGGTTGTAAATGCTcttaagttcatgacaaacaaAACGTGGAGACTGGCGGGAGACGGTGACGGCGCTGTGACAGGTGGATCCACGTGTTAGATATTTGACATAAGCAAAAATAATCTCTCTGTAAACCGTTGGGCCTTGTCTGTCTTTAGTTTGCCGTGAGCTTTTCCGTGGTCTTCGGTAAATCACAATGTCATTTGCAGTGAGCTTTTATGTAGCCTTCGATGAATCACAATGGCGTTGGCCATGAGCTTTTATGTGACCTTCGGTAAGTTACAACGGCATTTGCCATGAGCTTTTATATAATGCGTTCGAAAAATTGGGCCACAGCCGAATGTTAGAATACAACTTGTATTGGAATTTAGACTCCTACTCGATTTGTAATAATGCTAGGTCATGTGTGGCTTGGCTcttatatatattttttgtacCGGCACGATATTGCATCAACAATTATTCAATACAATTCTTCATGGTATCAGACTTTCGATCTTAGGGTATGGCTAACCCGTCAACCCCGCCACCGCTGCCGCagcccggctacttcgagcggCGTGCCGCCAAGGTCGCCGCGGCCACGGCCTCCTCTACCTCTACCCCCACCAATACCCCCTTCAATCTCCTTCACCGACACTATCTCCGATATTAGCCCCTACATCCCTGTAACCCTAGACCTCGCTGCtcacaactactaccattggcGTCACCTCTTCGACGTCCACCTTGGGCGATGCAATCTCCGCTCTCACGTTACCGACGACTCTCTTCCTCAACTTCATGATCTGCAATGGGTCAAGGATGATCTCGCCATTATTCAATGGATCTACATGCGAGTCTCCACAGAGATCTTCAATCTCGTCCACTGTGACGGTGCCTCCGCCGCCGATCTATGGGCGGCCCTTCGTCAGCTCTTCCAGGACAACGCCGATGCTCGCGCCAACAatctccacaccgagcttcggAATACGGTGCAAGGTGATTCACCAGTCAGCGTCTACTGCCAACGCCTCAAGGCGATCGCGGATGAACTCCGCGAACTTGGTGATGCGATCGATGATCGCCAGCTCATCAACGTCCTCCTCGTCGGCGTCAGCGAGCGGTTCGAGAAGCAGGCCTCCTTCATCCCTATGATGCGTCCGCGTCCCTCCTTCGCCGAGGTTCGCTCGATGCTCCAATGGGCCGATCGTGCCCTAACTACGAAGGACTCCCATCCTTAGGTCTTCACTGCTTCTCCTTGCCCGCCTGCGTcgacgccgccaccgccacctcc
The sequence above is a segment of the Aegilops tauschii subsp. strangulata cultivar AL8/78 chromosome 6, Aet v6.0, whole genome shotgun sequence genome. Coding sequences within it:
- the LOC109741051 gene encoding uncharacterized protein, whose amino-acid sequence is MRVSTEIFNLVHCDGASAADLWAALRQLFQDNADARANNLHTELRNTVQGDSPVSVYCQRLKAIADELRELGDAIDDRQLINVLLVGVSERFEKQASFIPMMRPRPSFAEVRSMLQWADRALTTKDSHP